The Microplitis mediator isolate UGA2020A chromosome 10, iyMicMedi2.1, whole genome shotgun sequence genomic sequence tattataaaattcttttccCTGATCAACGTGTAAATTTTTAGGGATCCACCCTTGTTGCAAGATAGATTTCATAGCTCCCGTAACATCACCGCCACTTTTACTTTTGATAGGAACtacccaagaaaattttgaaaagataTCTATGACGGTAAGTAAGTATTTATAACCTTTATTGGATGTTGAATACGGTATCATTTCTACTAAATCCGCTTGCCAAGTCTCATCCAATCCTCGGATCTCAACATGACGACGATGATAATTTCTGCGAGCCTGTTTGTGAAGCTCATAAGCTATTACCGATTTCTTATCTTCCATTTTTCTAGTCTATATGTTTCCCTCTAACTCTGTGACTCGTTGAATATTGTCATATAgaacttttttcaattttaggtaatttttttctaaattactGACAGTAGTTTCTAATGTTACCACTTGAGCGTGCAAATGTGAAATGACTTCTGCCTGGTCTTTTGTTATCATATCATACATCAATACCAGCTCTTTCTGGACGAATTCACgtgtaaattttacaaatgcGGCATCTTTATCTTCTATTGGATGACCAATGTGACACAATCTCTTGTCTTTTATATCATAATTACCATCAGCAGTTAGTTTGAATCCTTGGCCAGGTCGTCCTGGTGGGCCAACTATTCCTACACCCGATGGTAAGGCACGTccgaaaatatcaatactcaTGGTATAAGTCTATCCGCAACAATGGTCAGTATTCAAATAAcacgaaatatttttatgggagcttaataaataatttcagcCTCTCGTAACTCttcaataattgaaattatttcattCGTATGACTCGGATTACCAGCTGCTTGAGAAGCCATGAGAAGACGAAGACGATCAATCAGTTCATTAGGATCATCCCAATATACATAGTCTATGGGTGTTTTCTTCTTTCTTGCTATCATTAAATTTGGTATTCCCCCTCCAGATGATGAGTAATTGTGCTTAGCGAGAAAATCAgcaatataattatcaaatttcggtgttgaatcgataaaaatttcacCATCCGCTTTGTAATGTTTTCTGTGGGTATTAGTTTTTTCAAGAATTTCAAAGTATTTCTTTCGGTCATTCTGTGTGACAAGCGAGTCAATGGgtgactttttaaataatagttcTAACAGCCCAGAAGTCATTGGATATGATTTATCTTGaaccataattttattatccttAAATGCAATATTAGAATCaccgataaataatttattaaactttctGCGTACACCATACCGTGAATCTATTTCATTACTGAAgctattgaatttatttatgtaactTTTCGATAAATCACCCGTTTTAGCTGGCGTACTTGTTGAAGTAGGTGTTCTTGATAAAAGTGTGTCATCAAGATTTTTGCTTCTTGCACCTGTATTATTTTGGGAAATTATACTATCGTATAAACTCtgaccatcatcatcatcatcatcgttgCCATGCTCAGATAAATCCTTTAACGATGAGTTCTCTTGTTTGATCTCTTGTTTGATctcttctttaattttttgttttgatgtTGGTGGTGATGAGTCTACTAGACTTTGCAAAGGTGTAACTATTGGCTTAAACATCTCACTCATGGCCTTTTCAGCGGTATCTTTACCCAActttaacattttatgtttctGTCGGATAGCATCGCTAGCCTGAGATATTTTGCGCAATATATCCCTTTGCTTTATTATCTCCTCACGCTTCATGTTGACAGACTCAAGTTTACATTGcgtatgataataattactattctcttattaatttatactgaTATAAGAATCGAATCCTTTTCTATACCGGCCACTGTTTACTTCACTATCTTTATCAACAACTACAAAACCATACTTATCATTATTCCAACAAGTTGAACAAAGATCTTTGAATAAGCTGTATGACATATCTGTATTAACATGATCATCATATATATGCTTTAAGTTCATCTCATCTTAGCGAAAAAGTACTAAAAAGTTAGCATTATCTGGTACAAAGTTGACTGAAAGGTTAGCTCATGGTGATCCTGGTATCAATCCTTTAGACGCCGCATGTAAAGAACATGATATTGCGTACTCGCAGAATCGTGAGAATTTAACAGCACGACACGCAGCTGATAAAATTCTTGCTGAAAAAGCCTGGCAACGTGTAAAAGCGGGAGACTCAAGTTTTGGTGAAAAAGCTGCCGCTTggagtgtaaataaaattatgaaaatgaaGCGAAGATTCGGAATGGGCTTAAAGAAAAAGGGGGTGAGGGGGAAGAGGGGGAAGGGGATGAAGAGAAGGGGGAAGCGGGTGAAAAAGAGGGGGAAGGGAGTGAAAAAACCTCAAGTAGCATTGAGAAAAATTGTAACGGCAGCAAAAAATTCTATACATCCAGGGGATAATCCAATCAAATCAGCTCTTCAAGGTGCTCGTCGAGAGGTTAAAAAATctggtggaaaaaaaaatgttagatTCCCTCGTATATTGCCTGTACCATCAAAAATTGGTGGAGTACTTCCATTCCTCATACCTCTGTTTGCTGGTCTTAGTGCTACAGGAGCATTAGCTGGTGGTGCAGCAGGAATAGCGAAAGCCGTTAATGATGCAAGTGCTGCTAAACAACAGTTAGAAGAGAACAAACGTCACAATTCCAAAATGGAAGAAATAGCTATGGGTAAAGGATCATACTTGAAGCCTTACAGGCGCGGAATGGGTTTATATTTAAGACCATATCGTGTTGGTAAAGGGGTTAAAaaagtagataaaaaaaacaagtaaagCTACCGCACCGGGCACTCACAAATATCGATTTATTGAGATATgctaaagaaatgaaaattccATACTTTCGAGGTGTTTTCATGCGAAATGATTTACCAAACTCGGGTCCTAATAAATACGAAGCAGCTATTGTAAAccttgatgataaaaatagaCCTGGAACGCATTGGGTGGCATACAAGAAAAGAGgtaataaagtaatttattttgatagttTTGGTAATCTACAACCACCTAAGGATCTTATGGAATATCTCGGTGTTGGTAGCGTAAAATATAACCACAAAAGATATCAAGAGTTTGATACAATTATCTGCGGTCATCTTTGTCTTAAGTTTTTAAACGATCAACTATAAATGAGTGGTATTCAGAATATAATACATCAGTCATGGCTGAGTCATTCACGTTAACGTTGACGGGTACATCCTCGGTGTTGGAGGCTAATTATTTTCCTCCAATTGAGTTagcaccgaaaaaaaattatgtcctAGGATTAATagaattattaacatttaattcaaTACCTAATATTGATGAGGgcgctaataaattttatgtaatctCACCACCTATTAAAAAGCGAAGAAAAAGAGATGTGCAGGGTACTAATGTATCAGATGTGGTACCCCGGATAAGGACTGAAAAGGGTTTTGAAATTATTGGTTCAGTTGATGAGAGAGTTGTGGTGATACCTACAGGAAGTTATGAAATTGGAGATATTGAAAAGTATGTACAGAAGACATTACCAAAATTAAGTATCAGCATAAAAGCAAACAACAACGAATTACGAAGTGAAATCAAATGCGATCAGATTGTAAATTTCATACCTGACGATTCTATTGGTCGGCTTTTGGGTTTTACAAATCGTATGCTTGAACCAAACAAAACTCACTTATCAAATTTACCGGTGACAATTTTGAAACTCAACGTTCTCAGAATCGAGTGTAATATCACTTCTGGAGCCTATATTAATGAACGTAAAGTTCATACTATCCATGAATTTTTCCCGGGTGTACCACCAGGATTTAAGATCGTTGAATTACCATCACACATCATTTACCTTCCAGTCTCCGTAGACGCTATACATAATTTAAGACTACGGATAGTAGATCAGGATGGAAATTTAGCAAACTTTAGAGGTGAAACTATAACTATAAGATTACATGTAAAATctctttaataataataataataatgggtATTGTATTTGAGACAAAAAGCGGTAGTGGCTATAAAAAGTCATCAACATGGCCAATGAACATCAGTCACCGGAAACCCTACAAACCGCTAACACATCAGAACATTCAATTTCTCCGGAGCCTAGGATTAAAATTacgtggaaaattaaaaaaataaaaatttacttttgttgTTTCGAGTGTACACGACCATGGCGGCGACGGCGACAATCTTAAACATTCAGAGGCCAATTGTATTCGATGAATCAGTTGCGCACTATGAATTACATGCACATCAACCGTATGCATCatcaacattaaataataacgatGAAGTTCGTATTACTatacaaaatcaaaatttatgcaTACTTCCAAGTAAAAGTGCATTACATATAATTGGTAAATTTACGAAGAATGATGGTACTGCAGTCGCTGAAACTACGAGACTAGTTAACATGGGAATTTGTCATATGATTAAAGAATTACGTTTATTCATGAATGGCGTTGAAATTGATCGAAATACAAATGTTGGCATTACAAGTCTCATGAAAGGATATTTGTCATTTAGCCCCAGTGAATTAAGTGCTCTAGAGAATGTAGGTTGGCTGTCTAATGACGATACGCAATTAACCAACGCAGCTggttattttgatattttaatacCACTGAATTTACTGAGTGGATTTGCTGaagattatcaaaaaattcttataaatgtTCAGCTAGAGTTAGTTTTAACCATTTCGAATACCGATATCAATGCATACATACAGAATCCTGCAGAAGGAGCCGCCGctgaaaatgttaaaattacactacaaaaaattgaatggaTAGTTCCATATGTTACATTATCAGATAAAGAAAGAATTCAagtgttaaattatattactggTGATCCATCTATTCCTATAAGTTTTCGAACTTGGGAGTTGTATGAATATCCACTTTTACCTGCAACACCACGACATATCTGGGCTGTCAAAACATCAACTCAGCTTGAAAAACCCCGCTATGTAGTGCTTGGTTTTCAATCAGCAAGGAAAAATGATGCGAGAAAAAATGCTAGTCAATTTGACCACTGTAGCATTaggaatataaaattatttttaaattcacagaGCTATCCTTATGGAGATCTTAATTTAATGATTGATCAAAATCAGTATGCGCTATTGTATAGCATGTATACGAGTTTTCAGTCTTCATATTACGATAAAGAAGCCGAACCCCTGCTGGCaaagaaaacatttttggATAACGCGCCACTGTGCGTTATTGACTGCTCTAAGCAAAACGAAGCGATCAAGTCTGGACCAGTAGACATACGTTTAGAATTTGAGTCAGCTATTCCGTTTCCACCTAATACAACTGCTTACTGTCTAGTTATTCACGATCGGATTATTGAGTATAACCCTATAAGCAGtactgtaagaaaattgatctaaaaaaaaaaaaaaaaaaaaaaaaaaaaaaaatggtggtggaatttaatttaacgccAACGATACATTATATGTTTGCATGGAGTTATGCGTACAAAAAAGCTAGACAAGGTCCATGGGAACAGACAGCTCGAGATAGAGAAAGATTCAAACGCagaataaataacttaaatgCTATTATTGAACCtgtactattaaaaaaatataatgatgtaataaaagataaataaaaatggttatggatgaaaaaatgtttttattttatttaataacctcaaataatacatttagtttataataatattatataatttttaattaataatcttgtacattttgtttataagaatattatataatctttgatattatttattcatttgacATTTAGGGCAATCTTTTCGGTATGGATAAAGCCATATTCCACAGATATCCCAATCACCACCAGTCGCCGGATAGTGATCCGTACAAAATGAATAATCTCTTATTTTATCATTGGACTGCAATTCGAATGATAATTTATCCCACACATGacgtatttgagtccttgCAAAACGTAAAAGAAATTGATAATCGAGACAGTCAATATCACGTTtatccatttttttcaaatcagacaattgttaataaatttgtgCGGATCTTTCGTACGACGGTTCATCACCCCAGAAATCCAAAAACCAACGCTTCAGTTGTTGTACATTTTGGTAGGCACATGAATGTGTTCTTCGGCGATGAATGCTTTTAAATGGACATTTTTCCTTCTGATAGTTATCCACGTTTTCAAATGAATAATGCCTCATTAGTT encodes the following:
- the LOC130676312 gene encoding uncharacterized protein LOC130676312 codes for the protein MKREEIIKQRDILRKISQASDAIRQKHKMLKLGKDTAEKAMSEMFKPIVTPLQSLVDSSPPTSKQKIKEEIKQEIKQENSSLKDLSEHGNDDDDDDGQSLYDSIISQNNTGARSKNLDDTLLSRTPTSTSTPAKTGDLSKSYINKFNSFSNEIDSRYGVRRKFNKLFIGDSNIAFKDNKIMVQDKSYPMTSGLLELLFKKSPIDSLVTQNDRKKYFEILEKTNTHRKHYKADGEIFIDSTPKFDNYIADFLAKHNYSSSGGGIPNLMIARKKKTPIDYVYWDDPNELIDRLRLLMASQAAGNPSHTNEIISIIEELREAEIIY
- the LOC130676313 gene encoding uncharacterized protein LOC130676313, coding for MAATATILNIQRPIVFDESVAHYELHAHQPYASSTLNNNDEVRITIQNQNLCILPSKSALHIIGKFTKNDGTAVAETTRLVNMGICHMIKELRLFMNGVEIDRNTNVGITSLMKGYLSFSPSELSALENVGWLSNDDTQLTNAAGYFDILIPLNLLSGFAEDYQKILINVQLELVLTISNTDINAYIQNPAEGAAAENVKITLQKIEWIVPYVTLSDKERIQVLNYITGDPSIPISFRTWELYEYPLLPATPRHIWAVKTSTQLEKPRYVVLGFQSARKNDARKNASQFDHCSIRNIKLFLNSQSYPYGDLNLMIDQNQYALLYSMYTSFQSSYYDKEAEPLLAKKTFLDNAPLCVIDCSKQNEAIKSGPVDIRLEFESAIPFPPNTTAYCLVIHDRIIEYNPISSTVRKLI